TGACGGACGACTCGGTCGCCGACACGCGTGCCACGATCCGCGACGTCGTCCGGAGCGCGCGCCAGCAGGACCGCACCCCGGTGTTCGTCCTGTACAACGTCCCCGACCGCGACTGCGGCCACTACTCGAAGGGCGGCAGCACGGCGTCCGGGTACGTGCCCTGGGTCCGCGCAGCCGCACGGGCGATGGCGGGGTCGCACGCGGTCGTGCTCGTCGAGCCGGACTCGATCGCCCAGATCGCGGTGTGCAAGCGTCTCGAGGACTCCCGCCTGCCGCTGCTCCGGCAGGCCGTCGGGGCGCTGGGCGGGCACGGGCTCACCGTGTACCTCGACGGCGGCAACGAGCAGCGCGTCCCGGTCGCCCAGCAGGCGTCCTGGCTCCGGCAGGCCGGCGTCGACCGGACGCAGGGCTTCTTCACGAACGTCTCGAACTTCTACCGCGTCGACACCGAACGCGCCTACGCGGACGAACTCGCGGACCGCATCGGCGACGACCCGCACTTCGTCATCGACGTCTCCCGCAACGGGCAGGGCTGGCGGGGCACCTGGTGCAACCCGTCCGGGGCCGGTCTCGGACAGACACCGCACGTCACGCGGGGCAGCACCCGGCTCGACGCGCTGCTCTGGGTGAAGACACCGGGGCTCAGCGACGGGACGTGCAACGGCGGACCCGCGGCCGGGCAGTGGTGGGAGTCGTACGCGCTCGACCTCGTGGCGAACCGGAAGCGCGACTGAGCGAGGATCCTCACGGCGGGGTGTCGGTGCCCGGTGGTTCCATCGGGACATGACCCCGACCGCGCGCCTCCGCTCCGTCGTCCCGCCCTACCTGCTCCGGGCCGTCGCCGACGCACCGGACTTCCCACGAGCCTCCTCCGCCGCGCGGTCCGCACTGGCCTCGCTCGAGGTCGTGCAGCAGCCGAAGCACGAGCACCGCGACGCGCCCCGGGGCGTGAGCGACACGGTCGACCGGTCGCCGCAACGGACGATCTCGGACGCGCACGGCACGACGACCCTGCCCGGCACGGTCGTGCGGAACGAGGGAGACCCCGACTCGGGAGACCCCGCCGTGGACGAGGCGTACACCGGCCTCGGCGACACGCACGCCTTCTGGCTCGAGGTGTTCGACCGGGTCTCGATCGACGGCGCCGGGCTGCCGCTGGACGCCACGGTGCACTACGGGCAGGACTACGACAACGCCTACTGGGACGGCAGTCGCATGGTGTTCGGTGACGGGGACGGCGAGGTCTTCGAGCGCTTCACCATCGCCGTCGACGTGATCGGCCACGAGCTCGCGCACGGCGTCACGCAGTACACGGCCGACCTCACGTACGAAGGGCAGTCCGGTGCGCTGAACGAGTCGATCAGCGACGTGTTCGGCTCCCTCGTGCTGCAGTACTCCCGCGGCCAGACCGCGGAACAGGCCTCCTGGCTCATCGGCGAGGGTCTCTTCACCCCGCGCGTGCACGGCGTCGCACTCCGCTCGATGCGGGCGCCGGGCACGGCCTACGACGACCCGGTGCTCGGCAAGGACCCCCAACCGGCGACGATGGCGGACTACCTCGAGACGACCGACGACAACGGTGGCGTCCACACGAACTCCGGCATCCCGAACCACGCCTTCTACCTCGCGGCGACGGCCATCGGGGGCAACGCGTGGGAGGGCGCCGGGGCCGTCTGGTGGGACGCCCTCACGTCGGACGCCACGACGGAGTCGATCGACTTCGCGGGCTTCGCGGCGGTCACGGTCGACGCGGCGGCAGCCCGGTTCGGGTCGGGGTCGCGCGAGCACGGCGCCGTGCAGCAGGCGTGGCGCGACGTCGGCGTCCTGAGCTGACCGGTACTCCGTGCCCGGCGTACGGTCGGGGCATGCACATCGCCGTCCGCCGGACCGGGGGCTTCGCCGGCACCACCCGGGGCTGGCGCGTCGACACCGAGGCCTGCGACGACCCTGCGGCGTGGACGGACCTCGTCGACACGCTCCCCCGCGAGGTGCCCGCTCCGGCTCCGGGCGTCCGCGACGACTTCACGTGGACGATCACGATCGAGCAGCGCACCGTCACGATCCCGGGGAGCCGACTCGAGGAGCCGTGGGCGTCCCTCGTGGCACGCGTCCGCGACGAGGGCGACACCGCCTGACCGGCGCGGTGCGCGGCCGCGCGCACCAGCGCACAACCGGAGACAACCCGAACCGCGCGCATCCACGGTGCGCAACGACGTTGGTTGTGCGGTGCACACGCGGCGCGCGCGGGTCGTGCTGCGCCGAACGGGAGGCACGGCACCAGCCCGCCACCGGCCTCCCGGGCCGCGCGCACCAGTGCACAACCAACGACAACCCGAACCGCGCGCATCCACGGTGCGCAACGACGTTGGTTGTGCGGTGCACACGCGGCGCGCGCGGGTCGTGCTGCGCCGAACGGGAGGCACGGCACCAGCCCGCCACCGGCCTCCCGGGCCGCGCGCGCCAGCACACAACCACAGCCATCCCGAACCGCGCGAAACCACGGTGCGGAACGCACTCTGGTTGTGCGGCGCACACGCGCGCCACGCACACGCGCGCCACGCGCACGCGGGCGGGTGCGGCACGCCCGCAGCGCGGCCCGTCAGGCCACGTCGACGACCGTCAGCCGCCGCGTCGGCCGCGTCATCGCGACGTACACCGCCGCCGCCGCCCGAGCCGCATCCGCGCCGACGCGCTCCGGGTCGACGAGGAGCACCCCGTCGAACTCGAGGCCCTTCGCGTCCGCCCCGGTGAGCACCGTGACCGACCCCGGCCGCGGCGACCCGAGCGACCGGACGTCCGCCTCGGTCCGGGCGAGGCGGTGCCGGACAGCGTCGACGTCGGCTTCGGGCACGATCACGCCGATGGTCCCGCTGCCGATCGCCGCGCGCTCGTCGTCCACCAGCGATGCGACCGTGTCGAGCACGTCGGCCCGCGGCACCGACACCCGCTGCACGGGGTCGCCGTCGCGCACGGCCTCGGTCCGGGTGACCACGAGCCCCGCGGACGCCGCGTACTCCCCGGCTGCACGCACGATCGACCGTGGCGTGCGGTAGTTGACCGTGAGCTCCTCGACGCGGTGCTCGATCGGCACCTGCGGCGCCCGGCCACGGCGACGGCGGGCGAGGGCGCCGACGACGTCGTCCCAGGTGCGAGCGGCTCCCGGCGAGGAGCCCTGCGCCATGTCCCCGACGATCGTGAAGGACCGCAGCGGGTTCCGGCGGGCGAGCACCCGCCACTGCATGGGCGAGAGCTCCTGCGCCTCGTCGACCACGATGTGCCCGTAGGTCCACTCGCGGTCCTCGGCGGCGCGCTCGGCCGTGGTGCGCGGGTCGCCGCCCTCGGCGAAGGACCCGGCGACCTGCTCCGCGGTGACGATGCCCTCGACGCCCATGTTCTCGATGGCCTGCCGCGCGTTCTCGATGTCGCGGTTGCGGCTGGCCTTCGCCGCACGCTTCGCCGCGCCGCCGGTGGGGTCGAACGGACCGAGGAGTTCGGCGGCTTCGTCGAGCAGGGGGACGTCCTCGACCGTCATCGCCGAACCCCGCGGGCGGAGCAGCAGCGCCCGACGCTCCGGGGTCCAGTTCGGGGTGAGGGACGCGAGCCAGTTCGGCCGCGCGTAGAGGTCCTCCACGAACTTCTCGGCAGGGAGCGGCAGCCACGCGGTGTTGAGGAGGACCCGGGCGTCGTAGGAGGACCGGATGTCCTCGCGGAGGACCTTCTCGTCGGCCTCGTCCACCGTGGTGCCGCGCTCGCGGAGCTGGTCGGCGAGGAGTCGGGTCATCGCGTCGAGGGCGATCTTGTTGAACGTCACCCGGGCGACGTTGTGCGGCTTGCCGCGGTCCTGCGCGCGCTTCATGGCGTCGGCCACGAGCTGCGGCGGGACGACGAGCCGCTCGCCCTCGACGTCGAGGGTCACGGGCTCGGCCGGCACGACCTGCCGCGACCGGACGGCACGGCGGAGCAGGGACGCCATCTCCGCCGAGCCCTTCACGGCGGCGACGTCCCGGTGGTCGTGCGTGGAGGCGTGCACCCCCGGGTACAGCGACCCGAGCGACGCCATCACGACACCGGTCTCGCCGAGGGACGGCAGCACCTGCTCGATGTACGTCAGGAACGCGGACGACGGCCCGACCATCAGCACACCCGACCCGCGGAGGCGCTCACGGTAGGAGTACAGCAGGTACGCGGCCCGGTGCAGCGCCACGGCGGTCTTGCCCGTGCCGGGGCCGCCCTGCACGATGAGCACGCCCTCGAGCGGGGACCGGATGATGCGGTCCTGCTCGGCCTGG
This is a stretch of genomic DNA from Curtobacterium sp. 458. It encodes these proteins:
- a CDS encoding glycoside hydrolase family 6 protein: MTDQGNRRGAPRRSSAGRQWTWIGVTAAVVVAVVVAVVVTLPRDGSPDGRQVVERRTAAQAFPGGLAVQPSAENQPGRREAAARAAGQETTAQRIAVIADQPIATWLTDDSVADTRATIRDVVRSARQQDRTPVFVLYNVPDRDCGHYSKGGSTASGYVPWVRAAARAMAGSHAVVLVEPDSIAQIAVCKRLEDSRLPLLRQAVGALGGHGLTVYLDGGNEQRVPVAQQASWLRQAGVDRTQGFFTNVSNFYRVDTERAYADELADRIGDDPHFVIDVSRNGQGWRGTWCNPSGAGLGQTPHVTRGSTRLDALLWVKTPGLSDGTCNGGPAAGQWWESYALDLVANRKRD
- a CDS encoding M4 family metallopeptidase, which encodes MTPTARLRSVVPPYLLRAVADAPDFPRASSAARSALASLEVVQQPKHEHRDAPRGVSDTVDRSPQRTISDAHGTTTLPGTVVRNEGDPDSGDPAVDEAYTGLGDTHAFWLEVFDRVSIDGAGLPLDATVHYGQDYDNAYWDGSRMVFGDGDGEVFERFTIAVDVIGHELAHGVTQYTADLTYEGQSGALNESISDVFGSLVLQYSRGQTAEQASWLIGEGLFTPRVHGVALRSMRAPGTAYDDPVLGKDPQPATMADYLETTDDNGGVHTNSGIPNHAFYLAATAIGGNAWEGAGAVWWDALTSDATTESIDFAGFAAVTVDAAAARFGSGSREHGAVQQAWRDVGVLS
- a CDS encoding protealysin inhibitor emfourin translates to MHIAVRRTGGFAGTTRGWRVDTEACDDPAAWTDLVDTLPREVPAPAPGVRDDFTWTITIEQRTVTIPGSRLEEPWASLVARVRDEGDTA
- a CDS encoding ATP-binding domain-containing protein — translated: MSEPTEIDRERGYVDGLFARLDELTAEAEQRLAETRRQAVGGNHQSRSERDAYARLYEDTIATLERVGDRLVFGRLEVSEPDSDEDAFRYIGRVGLRDDDHRPLLLDWRVPGASAFYQATAAHPMGMRARRHLTLDGRTVVGVEDEVFDASLYDDERTHLQGEGALLAAVTAERTGRMTDIVATIQAEQDRIIRSPLEGVLIVQGGPGTGKTAVALHRAAYLLYSYRERLRGSGVLMVGPSSAFLTYIEQVLPSLGETGVVMASLGSLYPGVHASTHDHRDVAAVKGSAEMASLLRRAVRSRQVVPAEPVTLDVEGERLVVPPQLVADAMKRAQDRGKPHNVARVTFNKIALDAMTRLLADQLRERGTTVDEADEKVLREDIRSSYDARVLLNTAWLPLPAEKFVEDLYARPNWLASLTPNWTPERRALLLRPRGSAMTVEDVPLLDEAAELLGPFDPTGGAAKRAAKASRNRDIENARQAIENMGVEGIVTAEQVAGSFAEGGDPRTTAERAAEDREWTYGHIVVDEAQELSPMQWRVLARRNPLRSFTIVGDMAQGSSPGAARTWDDVVGALARRRRGRAPQVPIEHRVEELTVNYRTPRSIVRAAGEYAASAGLVVTRTEAVRDGDPVQRVSVPRADVLDTVASLVDDERAAIGSGTIGVIVPEADVDAVRHRLARTEADVRSLGSPRPGSVTVLTGADAKGLEFDGVLLVDPERVGADAARAAAAVYVAMTRPTRRLTVVDVA